The Pantoea vagans genome contains the following window.
ACACGGTACCATCGGTGAGCTGGTGGCGCAGTTCAACAAAAAGAAAATCTCCTTCTGGATGTTCCCGGAAGGTACGCGCAGCCGTGGTCGTGGCCTGTTGCCGTTCAAAACCGGCGCTTTCCATGCTGCGGTGGCCGCTGGTGTGCCGATCATCCCGGTGGTGGTGTCTAACACCCATGACAAAGTGAAACTCAACCGCTGGAACAACGGTCTGGTGATTGTTGAAATGCTGCCGCCTGTCGATACCAAACAGTTTGAAACCACTTCAGTACGCAAGTTAGCGACCCATTGTCGCGAATTAATGTCTGCTAAGCTGGAAGAATTGAACGCCGAAGTCGCCGAACGCGAAAAAAACGGTAAAATCTAGCCAACCAGGGGCAGTACCGCTGCCCCATGCTCATCACAGCAATAATCCACTAACAAAAACAACATGGACACGGCGTCTTCACGCCCCGCTCAAAAGGTCTGAAGTTTTATGTCTTGCAGCAGACGTCAGTTTATTCAGCTTTCCGCCGGCGTTGCGCTGGCTTCAGGCAGCATGCCTTATGCTGCTCATGCTGCGGCACCGGTAGGCGATGTGCCGCTTCCGATTCCGCCGTTGATCGAATCGCGTCGTGGTCAGCCGCTGTTTTTGACGTTGCAACGCAGCCATTGGTCGTTCAGCGGAAACAGCAACAAGGTGCCGGTATGGGGTATTAATGGCATGTACCTCGGCCCCACTGTGCGCGTGTACAGCGGCGATGATGTGAAGCTGATTTACAGTAACCGCCTCAACGAACCGGTGGCGATGACCGTCAGCGGGCTGCAAGTGCCGGGCGCGCTAATGGGCGGTGCCCCGCGCTTAATGTCTGCGGGCGTAGACTGGGCGCCGGTGCTGCCGATTCGCCAGGGAGCTGCCACACTGTGGTATCACGCCAATACGCCGAATCGCATGGCGCCGCATGTTTACAACGGCTTGGCCGGCATGTGGCTGATTGAAGATGACGTCAGCAAAGCGCTGCCGTTGCCTAAGCACTATGGCGTCGATGATTTCCCGCTGATTATTCAGGATAAGCGTCTGGATAACTTCGCCACACCGGTTTACAACCCCCCTTCAGACGGCGGTTTCCTCGGCGACACCCTGCTGGTGAATGGCGTACAGAACCCGTACATCGAGGTTTCTCGCGGCTGGGTACGCTTGCGCTTGCTGAATGCGTCCAACGCGCGCCGGTTCGATCTGAGCTTCTCGGACAACCGCCCGTTCACGGTGATCGCCAGCGATCAAGGCTTCCTCGCCGCTCCGGTGGCGGTGCAGACGCTGTCACTGGCACCGGGTGAACGCCGTGAAGTGCTGGTAGATATGTCGCAAGGCGATGAAGTGTCGATTACTGCAGGTACCGCCGCCGGTCTGATGGATCGCCTGCGCGGTCTGTTTGAACCCTCGTCCATCCTGGCGAATACATTGGTGCTGAGCCTGCGACCGACGGGCTTACTGCCGTTGGTTACCGATAATCTGCCGATGCGTCTACTGGCGGATCAGATTCTGGATGGCGTCGCGGTGCGCACGCGTGAATTCCGCATCGGAGACAGTGCGCCGGGCATTAATGGCGCGCTGTGGGATATGAGCCGCATCGATACCACCGTGCAGCAGGGCACCTTTGAACGCTGGATTATCCACGCCGATCGTCCGCAGTCGCTGCATATTCAGGGTGTGATGTTCTTGATTAAGAACGTCAACGGCGCGCAACCGATGGGCGAGGATCGTGGCTGGAAAGATACCGTCTGGGTTGATGGCGACGTGGAGCTGTTGGTGAGCTTCCCGCAGAGTTCGTCGGATCACTTCCCGTTTGTCTACTACAGCCAGACGCTGGAGTTGGCGGATCGCGGTACGGCAGGGCAGTTGCAGGTGAATCCGGTTCCTTGATTTACCCTCACCCTAACCCTCTCCCACAAGTGGGAGAGGGGATCGTTAGTGCGGTATTTGGATAGGTATGAGAACTTCAAATCGCAGCGGAGTGCTCCCTCGCCCGCTTGCGGGAGAGGGCTGGGGTGAGGGAAGACGTCCGCATAATCCTACCCGTTAAACTTCTCCGGATCCGGCCCCAAACGATTGCCGCTATCCAGCTTGGTAATCTCGCTGATCTCCGTTTTTTCCAACCTGAAATCAAACACCTGGAAGTTTTCGCGAATGCGTTCTGGCGTAACGGATTTAGGGATCACTACCAGTCCGCTATCCAGATGCCAGCGAATCACGATCTGCGCCGGGGTCTTGCCATACTTTTTGGCTAAATCGCGGATGATCTCCTGATCGAACACGCCTTTACCGCCTTGCGCCAACGGACTCCAGGATTCTGTCTGAATGTGATGCATTGCATCCCAGGCATGCAGGGTGCGCTGTTGCAGCATCGGGTGTAGCTCAATCTGATTCACCACCGGTGAAACCCCGGTCTCATCGATCAAACGCTTGAGGTGGGCTTCGTGGAAATTACAGACACCAATACTTTTGGTTAAGCCCTGTTTTTGCAGCTCAATTAAGCCTTTCCAGGCTTCAACATAGTGATCTTTCTCTGGGCACGGCCAGTGCATCAGGTAGAGGTCGACGCTCTCCAGCTGCAATTTCTTTAGGCTGGTTTCCATCGCCGCCTGCCAGTTTTGCTGGTCGTCATTCCACAACTTGGTGGTAATGAAAATATCTTCACGCGCCACGTCGGTATCCTGCAGCGCCTGCCCGACTGCTTCCTCGTTTTTGTAAATAGCGGCGGTATCGATGGAGCGATAACCCACTTTTAACGCTTCCACAATCGCATTGCGGGCATCCTCAATGCTAGCCTGCCATACGCCGAGTCCAAGCTGAGGCATCATATTGCCGTCGTGCAGTTTAATAATGGGTTGCTCTGCCATAGTTGCTCCTTATCTGTCGCAGTGACTTACCGTTAAAAGCGCTGTGGTTAAGTCTAGTCAACAAACTTAACCGAGGAGATCATTGTGGCAATCAAACCGCCGTTTTGCCCTGGTCATTTCTGCCAGAATCTTGCCTGATTCTCCAGAGTTGTGGAGCTTTAAGCAGCATTGCGGCACACTGGATTTTTGCTGCCAGAGAGAAAACCATGCCGAATGATGCCCTTTGCCGCCAGCTGGCGCAGCGAGTGATTGCGTTAATGAATGATGCCCGGCAACCATTGTGCGCGGTTGATAACGTCAAGCTGATCTATGCCTGTGAAACGCTGCCGCGCACGCCGATGATGTACCAACCCGGCATTGTGATTCTGTTCCAGGGACGTAAAACCGGCTATCTCGGCAGCACGGTGTTCCACTACGATGCCACCAAATATCTGATGCTGACCGTACCGTTGCCGGTGGAGTGTGAAACCGAAGCAACGTTAGAAGAGCCGCTGGCGGGCATGTGTCTGAGCGTGGATACGGCCAGTCTGCAGGATCTGCTGATGGATATTGGCGATGATGAGCAGTTTCAGCCGCAGCTGCATACCTCGGGCATCCATTCGGCTTTTATGAGCGAGGAGATGCTCTGTGCAGCCGAACGCTTGTTGGATGTGATGAACAAACCGCGTGATGCGCGTGTGTTGGGTCCGCAGCTGGTGCGTGAGATTATTTACTATGTGCTAACCGGGCCGATTGGCGGCGCACTGCTGTCGCTGGTGAATCGTCAGACACAATTCAGTCAGATTGCGCGCGCGTTGCGCCGCATCGAAAACCATTTCTCAGAAAGCCTGAGCGTAGAGATGCTGGCGGCGGAAGTGAACATGAGCGTGTCGGCATTTCATCACAACTTTAAAGCGGTAACGCAAACCTCGCCGCTGCAATACCTGAAGCGCTATCGCCTGCATCAGGCGCGATTAATGATGTTGCAGGATGGGATGAAAGCCAGTGCGGCAGCGGTGCGCGTAGGTTACGAGAGCCCTTCGCAGTTTTCGCGGGAGTTTAAACGCTATTTCGGCGTAACGCCGGGAGAAGAGGCCAGCCGCGTGCGTCTCACGTTACCGTTTGACGCTGCGTGAATGACAGGTGCGCAAAAATGCGCACCCTACAAAACCTTATTTGGTCGCCATTGATGGCGACCAAATACATGACAGCGTTTATTTACGCTTTCTGGCGGCGCTTTTTCCAAATCACCACAATGCTGCCAGCCAGCCCGACACACAGCAGCACCATCGGTAGCACCATCAGCACGGCCATCACCTGGTCTTCATGGCGCTTGATAAACGGCACCTGACTGATGCCATAACCCATGGCCACCACAATGCCGACCCACAATGCGCCACTCAGCCAGTTGAACAGCTGGAAGCGACCGTTCTGTAAGCCAGAGATGCCCGCCATGGTAGGCAGCAAAGTGCGTACAAACGCCAGGAAACGACCGACCAGCAGCGCCATCAACCCATGACGGTTAAACAGGTTCCACGCCCGCTGGTGGTATTGCGCGGGGAGGTGCATTAACCAGCTTTTCACCAACCGGGTATTCCCGAGCCAGCGGCCTTGCAGATAACTCAGCCAGCAGCCGAGGCTGGCGGCGGTGGTCAGAATCACCATAGTCGGCACGAAATCCATCACGCCTTTGGCAATCATGGCACCCGCGAGCAGCAGCAGGCTGTCGCCCGGCAAGAAAGAGGCCGGCAACAAACCGTTTTCCAGAAACAGCGTCAAAAACATCACGCCGTAGACAACCCACACGACATCCGGATTGGCCAGCGCGGCAAAATCCTGATGCCAGAGCGCGTGGACAATCTCATGTAAAACACCCATCTGCTATCCCATCGAGTCACAAGGATTCTATTTTAACGTTCTGTGGCATCGTATTCGTTGATCTCACCAATGCCACACAGAACGGTTTAGGTTTTGTTTATCTTTTTACGGCTTTAAACGGGCAAAGCCGGCTTTCAGGTCATCTAACAGGTCATCGACATGCTCAAGACCAATGTGCAACCGCACCAGCGTTCCGGTGAAGTCCACGCCACCTGCTGGGCGAATCTCTGCCAGTTCTTCCGGCTGGTTGGCCAGAATCAATGATTCATAACCGCCCCAGGAATAGGCCATGCTGAAGTGGTGGAAGTGATCGAGGTAATTCGCCAACTGCTCGCGGCTCAGCTTTTCATGCAGGATAAAAGAGAAGAGTCCGCTGCTGCCGTTGAAATCACGCTGCCAGAACTCATGCCCCTTGCATTGCGCTAACGCGGGGTGATTCACGCGCGCCACTTCCGGCTGTGCAGCCAGCCATTCTGCCACCTGCAAACCGCTCTCTTCATGCTGGCGCAGGCGTGTACCCAGCGTGCGCAACCCGCGGCTGGCCATGTAGGCGGTATCGGCATCTACCATCTGGCCCATCAGGTACGAATTCTCACGCAGCTGCGGCCAGCAACGTTCATTTGCAACGGCAGTACCGATCATCGCATCGCTGTGGCCAATAATGTATTTGGTGCCCGCCTGGATAGAGATATCGATGCCATGCTCCAAGGCGTTAAACAAGACGCCCGCCGCCCAGGTATTATCGATCATGATGATCGCGTCTGGCGCTTTAGCTCGCACCGCCGCCACGATGGCCGGGATATCCTGCACTTCCATGGTGATGGACGCGGGCGACTCAAGGAACACCACGCGCGTATTCGGCTGGACTAATTCACCGATTTCGCTGCCAATGCAGTGATCAAAATAGGTGGTGGAGACGTTCAGCTTACTGAGGATTTTTGAGCAGAAATCCTGCGTGGGTTCATACACCGCGCCGCTGACCAGAATGTGATCGCCTGCTTCAACAAAAGAAAGAATCGCGTTCGACACCGCCGCTGCACCGCAAGGATAAAGCGCACAGCCTGCGCCGCCCTCCAGTTCCGTCATGGCGTCCTGGAACGAGAAGTGGGTGAGCGTGCCGCGACGGCCATAAAAAAGCTCACCGGATGCACGACCTGCGGTCGCACGTTTTTTGTCAGCAACGGTGTCAAAAACCAGTGACGAGGCGCGTTGAATCACGCTGTTAACTGAGCCCTGAGTGTAACGTTTGCTGCGTCCCGCGCTAACCAGCGTGGTATCAATTTTATTCGTTGCCATCACTGCCTTTCCTGACACTTACCGCAAAACATCCACGTTACCACGAAATGTCGCACTGGGTTGATCCAGATTACGGAATATCAGAGTGGTGCCAGTATTCTTTAAAACAATGGGCAAATTGTGGAATTACAAGGCACTTTTGGATTGTAAATAGTAATGAGAACTACTATCACTTCGGTCAATTTTTTTGCTATGATCCGCGCTTCAATCGTGAACTGTGCAACAGAAGTTGGAGACGCAGCGTGGTAGCCAGTGATTTGATGCAAACGGACCTCTCCGTTTGGGGCATGTATCAGCATGCCGATATCGTGGTAAAAATTGTGATGATTGGCCTGTTACTGGCCTCAGTTGTCACCTGGGCGATTTTCTTCGGCAAGTTTGCTGAGCTGAGCGGGGCGAAACGTCGCCTGAAACGCGAACAGCAGGCACTGGGCGAAGCACGATCGCTTGATGATGCTTACCGCGCCGCCGAAAGCTTCAAAAGCAATAGCCACAGTGCTGTGCTGCTGAATGATGCACAAAACGAGCTGGAACTCTCAGCGGGTGCCGACGATCTTGATGGTATCAAGGAGCGCACCAGCTTCCGCCTTGACCGTCGCGTTGCGGCATTCAGCCGTCATGCCGGTCGTGGTAATGGCTTCATTGCCACTATCGGTTCTGTTGCGCCATTTATCGGTCTGTTTGGTACCGTGTGGGGCATCATGAACAGCTTTATCGGTATCGCTAAAACGCAGACGACGAACCTCGCCGTTGTGGCGCCGGGCATCGCAGAAGCGCTGCTGGCCACCGCCATTGGTCTGGTTGCTGCTATCCCTGCGGTGGTGATTTACAACGTTTTCGCCCGCATGATTGCCAGCTACAAAGCCTCATTGGGTGATGTGGCCGCTCAGGTGATGCTGCTGCAAAGCCGCGATCTGGACCTCGGTAACGTGGATACCGCGAAAGAAGCGACCCGTCCAGCGGCGGCACAGAAACTGCGCGTAGGATAAGTATTATGGCGATGCGTTTAAACGATGACTCGGTAGGCGACGGCGAAATGCATGAAATCAACGTGACGCCGTTTATCGACGTTATGTTGGTTCTGCTGATCATCTTTATGGTCGCCGCGCCATTAGCCACGGTGGATGTGCGCGTTAACCTGCCTGCTTCCACCAGCGCACCGCAACCGCGTCCGGAAAAACCGGTCTATCTGTCGATCAAAGAAGATAAGCAGATTTACATCGGTAATGATGCGGTCACCAAAGAAACCCTGGTGAATGCGCTGACGGCACAAACCGAAGGCAACAAAGAGACCACCATCTTCTTCCAGGCTGATAAGTCAGTGGATTACGAAACGCTGATGAGCGTGATGGATCAACTGCGAGAAGCGGGTTATCTGAAGATTGGATTGATGGGTATGGAGACCGTGAAGAAATAATTCACCGCTCTCACCACCCTAAGGGCCGCTATTTACAGCGGCCCTTTTTATTTGCCTCGCTATAGCAATGTTAATTTCTTGTTACTTTTGGTCTCACTTTTGTAAACTGCAATGGTGAAGCAGATCACATCTATTCCTGGCGTATCCGGTTAAAACGGAAGAAAAACCCCAGGAAGATCAATATGAGTGCGAGCCAGTCTTTACAAAAGCCATCGCAAGGCGGTGCCAAAACCATCTTTAGTGTCACCAGCGGTAATTTCCTTGAAATGTACGATTTCATGGTATTTGGTTATTACGCAACGGCGATTGCCAAAACCTTTTTCCCCGGAGATGACCCTTTCGCCTCACTGATGCTCACTTTGATGACTTTCGGTGCAGGCTTCCTGATGCGCCCCCTCGGCGCGATTATTCTCGGTGCTTACATTGACCATCACGGTCGCCGCAAAGGGCTTTTATTGACGCTGGGGCTGATGGCGCTGGGTACGCTGACGATTGCCCTGGTGCCAGGTTATGCCACCCTGGGGGCCGCCGCGCCGATTCTGATTTTGCTGGGGCGTCTGCTGCAAGGCTTCTCCGCGGGTGTCGAGTTAGGCGGTGTGTCCGTTTATCTGGCCGAAGTCGCGCCAAAAGGGCGCAAGGGCTTTTATGTCAGCTGGCAGTCTGGCAGCCAGCAAGTGGCGGTGATCTTTGCTGCACTGCTGGGACTTGGCCTGAACCATCTGCTGGCGAAAGATGCGGTCACCGAGTGGGGCTGGCGTATTCCGTTTGTGGTCGGTTGTATGATTGTGCCGTTCCTGTTCTGGATCCGTCGCATGCTGGAAGAGACCGAGGCGTTTAGCCAGCGTAAGCATCACCCTTCGATGGGCCAGATTATGCGCTCGGTGGGGCAGAACTGGGCTCTGGTGCTGGCGGGGATGCTGATGGTGGTGACTACCACAGTGATGTTCTACATGATCACCGCGTTCACCCCGACCTTTGGCAAAACCGTGTTGATGATGAGTGATGAGCAGAGCTTTATGGTGACGCTGTTTGTTGGCATCTCCAACCTTATCTGGTTGCCGGTGATGGGGTCTCTCTCGGATCGGATTGGCCGTCGTCCCTTGCTAATCACCTTTACCATTCTGATGATCCTGACGACCTGGCCGGTACTGCACTGGTTAGTGGGTTCACCGAGTTTTGCGCATCTTGTGGAAGCCGAACTGTGGTTGTCTTTCCTGTATGCCAGCTATAACGGTGCGATGGTGGTGTATCTGGCTGAAATCATGCCAGCGGAAGTGCGTGCATCAGGTTTCTCGCTGGCTTACAGCCTGGCAACAGCCCTGTTTGGCGGTTTCACGCCAGCCGTTTCCAGTTATCTGATCCATGCCACCGGAGATAAAGCGATGCCCGGCGTCTGGCTGTCGTTTGCCGCGGTATGCGGATTGGTCGGTACGCTGTTGATTGGCCGTATGGTGAAACAGTATCAGGCACGCCACAGCGGTTCGCCGGTGAGTGCATCCTTGTAAGATTTGGGCGGCCTTAGGGCCGCCTTTACCCCTCTAAAACGATAAATCCACCACCACACTATCGGTATAGCTGCCTGCGGCAGGCGTATTCTGCGTGGTCAGGATTTGTGCCGTGTAGGTAAAATTGCGCGTAATGAGATCGCTGTTCAGCGATGTAGCGCTTGCGCTACTCCAGCGATCGGTGCCCGTGGGTCCCCAGCGAGTCGTGGTGGTGGTTCCTTTATAGATGTCATAGGCCAGCCGGTTTGTGCCGCTCGCCATCTGGCGTGTCGTACCGCTGTAATAACTGCCGTTGCTCAGTCCCACCGTGAAGGTACTGCCTTTAGAACACACCACGTTGATGGTTTGCTGCACGGTAGAGAAACTGCCGACCAGCGGCGCACTGCCAAAACTGACGTTGGGTGCGGTGATGGTGGTGCAGTCGTTCGTAAGGACCAGGTTAACCGCAAACGTCATGGCTGTGCCGGTACTGGTTTGCACGGTGCCAACGCATATCCCCGCTACGTTGAGGCCCGCACATACCGTGTAGCTGACGGTTATCGTCACCATCGTGGTGTAACTGCCCGCCGCCACCACCTGTCCCGGTACGGTGCGGAAATAGAGTGGAATGTTGAAGTTCAGGCTGTTCCCCAAACCCAGCAGTAGCGAAGAACTCCAGGTATATTTCCCACCCTGCTGCAGTTCAGTGGCGCAGGCGCTGTCGATGCATATCTGAAACGGGATAGTATCGGTGCCGGTACTGTCGGTTTTCAACGCTGCGCGCGTGCCACTCAGATAGGTTGAGGTGGTAAAGGTGTAGGCCACATTATCGGTGCCCAGCAGCGACAAGGTGCCTGAACCACAGTTAACGTTGGTGATGGTTGAAGTGCTTTGCGCGGTTGAGCCGACGGCAAAGGTGGTAACAGAGCCAAAGGTCGCCGTCGGTGCCGATAAGCTACACAGCGCGTAGCTGGTACCCGGCAGAATAAACAGCGCCAGCAACAAAAGTAGCTTTCTCATGGTGAAATCCCTGACTGTGAATTATTTGCCGAACTGATTGCTGATCCTGGCGGCGGCGGGGGCAGAGCACAGGTGAGCGGTCCGTAGGTTTGCAGCGCTTTGGGCTGGCCACCCTCAATGGTCAGTGTGGTATCGCATGTGCGGCCATCCGGTGTGACCACATGAATGGGGTTATCAGCGCTGAGATTCTCCATCCAGACAATCCCGTCCCAGCCGACATATTCGGTCGCCTGGCTGGGACGTAAAACCTGGCTGGAGATAGGGATCGGCTGACCGTCGCTGTCGTGGAGCACCACGCTGGCAGCACGCAGACGCTCGACCGGGAAGTGAAGCAGATAACCGCTTTTCCTTTTCACCGCGAAGCGTTGTTCCACTTTGGGTGCGGTTCGGTCAGCGGGTAAATCCAGGGTATCGAGATCGTATTTCGCGCCGTAATAACTGCTGATCGAGGGCACCAGCAAATAGCCCTCTTTGTCGGTGCGTCCCATTGACTGGTTCTCATAGCGCACCGTCACATCCGGATAATCGGTTTTCACCACCACAAAGGCATCGTTGATATCGTTGGCGGCGAAGACGCGATTATCCATCAGCACCAGTGATCCCGTTAAATCTGCCCACTGCGTGGTGTTGTCGTTATCCCCGTAGAAACCGGCAGAGGTATCAATTTTGTTGTTGCGATAGCGCAGGCTCGCCTGGCGATAATCTCCGCTATCGCCGCCCTGATTGGCCCATGCGGCATCGTATGCAAACCCGCCGTCCGTTGGCATGGCGCGTGAAACGTAGACGCGCTGGTTATTGCGGCCTTGCTGATCACGTTCATAGCTGACCGAGGCGCTGCTCTGCTCACCGAAGGGAATGACGAGGGAAATCGCGCCGCTCCAGTCGCCTTGTTCCTGATCGCGGCTGGCCGAGATATACAGGCTGCTGTTGCCCCACAGATTCTTACTCCATGACAGGTTCCACAGTCGGGTGCGGTCGCCAGATCCGCCAGCGATATCAAAGTAAGCAAGGCCAAGACTACCGTATTGGTTAAGGGAGACGCTGGCAGTATATTGCGCACTGCGCCGTGCCAGCGAGTAGCTGGTATTGGCGCTGTCACCACGGCTGCCCACTAACGCCAGGTTGCCGAAATCAGCCGTTCGCAGCGTGTGTTGCGTCCCTAAACTGAACCAGCTGTTGTTGTACTGATAGCCCCAGCTGTATTGCGTGCCCGGTTTACCCTCCATCTGGCTCTGCGCCAGTGCACCGTTCACCACGCCCCAACTGCCAATCTTCACTAATCCTCCGGCTCCCCCCATCGCCACGCTGTCGCTGCCCTCGGCATGGCTCTCTAATGTCAGCCAGTCGGTTAAGCCATAACGATAAGACCCGCTGGCGGCTGCCGCCCCGTAATCGAAGTTTTGCAGACCGTAGTTTTCACGAATCGCACCGGCAGAGAAGGAGTAATCGGATAAGCCCTGACGCAACAAACTGCTGGAAACATAAAACGGCAGCGTGGTCGTCACCTGGCGTCCCACGGCATCGGTAGTGGTGATCACCGCATCGCCCGCGCCATTAACAAACGGGACATTGGTCAGCGACCACGGGCCCGGTTGCACATTGGCCTGGGTGCTGCGATAGCCGTTGATAAACAGATCAACCGACGAGGGAACGGCAGCCTGGCCAGAAAATGCGGGCAGGGGATAGGTCACCAGATCAGGGCGCACGCTAAAATCACGCGCGATCTGAATCCCGCCGAGACGCACGCTGTTG
Protein-coding sequences here:
- a CDS encoding AraC family transcriptional regulator, translated to MPNDALCRQLAQRVIALMNDARQPLCAVDNVKLIYACETLPRTPMMYQPGIVILFQGRKTGYLGSTVFHYDATKYLMLTVPLPVECETEATLEEPLAGMCLSVDTASLQDLLMDIGDDEQFQPQLHTSGIHSAFMSEEMLCAAERLLDVMNKPRDARVLGPQLVREIIYYVLTGPIGGALLSLVNRQTQFSQIARALRRIENHFSESLSVEMLAAEVNMSVSAFHHNFKAVTQTSPLQYLKRYRLHQARLMMLQDGMKASAAAVRVGYESPSQFSREFKRYFGVTPGEEASRVRLTLPFDAA
- a CDS encoding DedA family protein; this encodes MGVLHEIVHALWHQDFAALANPDVVWVVYGVMFLTLFLENGLLPASFLPGDSLLLLAGAMIAKGVMDFVPTMVILTTAASLGCWLSYLQGRWLGNTRLVKSWLMHLPAQYHQRAWNLFNRHGLMALLVGRFLAFVRTLLPTMAGISGLQNGRFQLFNWLSGALWVGIVVAMGYGISQVPFIKRHEDQVMAVLMVLPMVLLCVGLAGSIVVIWKKRRQKA
- the dkgA gene encoding 2,5-didehydrogluconate reductase DkgA, with the protein product MAEQPIIKLHDGNMMPQLGLGVWQASIEDARNAIVEALKVGYRSIDTAAIYKNEEAVGQALQDTDVAREDIFITTKLWNDDQQNWQAAMETSLKKLQLESVDLYLMHWPCPEKDHYVEAWKGLIELQKQGLTKSIGVCNFHEAHLKRLIDETGVSPVVNQIELHPMLQQRTLHAWDAMHHIQTESWSPLAQGGKGVFDQEIIRDLAKKYGKTPAQIVIRWHLDSGLVVIPKSVTPERIRENFQVFDFRLEKTEISEITKLDSGNRLGPDPEKFNG
- a CDS encoding fimbria/pilus outer membrane usher protein, with amino-acid sequence MRFTLHPCALAVASVLCLSPQTSGAETFSELPPPPAMENNASGQQYMLELVVNQSDRGDIVPVERKNGDFWVRSGDLQRVGIPAEKLQGQQVDINKLADVKVDYDERRQRLLLTVPPAWLPGQVIGKDQRGPRYPGRSSNGALLNYDFYATRTDNAGSRLSSWNELRFFGPVGQFSTNGVYTQQLEGGVSGQQEGYIRYDTWFSNEDENDAISWRAGDLVTDALSWSNSVRLGGIQIARDFSVRPDLVTYPLPAFSGQAAVPSSVDLFINGYRSTQANVQPGPWSLTNVPFVNGAGDAVITTTDAVGRQVTTTLPFYVSSSLLRQGLSDYSFSAGAIRENYGLQNFDYGAAAASGSYRYGLTDWLTLESHAEGSDSVAMGGAGGLVKIGSWGVVNGALAQSQMEGKPGTQYSWGYQYNNSWFSLGTQHTLRTADFGNLALVGSRGDSANTSYSLARRSAQYTASVSLNQYGSLGLAYFDIAGGSGDRTRLWNLSWSKNLWGNSSLYISASRDQEQGDWSGAISLVIPFGEQSSASVSYERDQQGRNNQRVYVSRAMPTDGGFAYDAAWANQGGDSGDYRQASLRYRNNKIDTSAGFYGDNDNTTQWADLTGSLVLMDNRVFAANDINDAFVVVKTDYPDVTVRYENQSMGRTDKEGYLLVPSISSYYGAKYDLDTLDLPADRTAPKVEQRFAVKRKSGYLLHFPVERLRAASVVLHDSDGQPIPISSQVLRPSQATEYVGWDGIVWMENLSADNPIHVVTPDGRTCDTTLTIEGGQPKALQTYGPLTCALPPPPPGSAISSANNSQSGISP
- the exbD gene encoding TonB system transport protein ExbD, translated to MAMRLNDDSVGDGEMHEINVTPFIDVMLVLLIIFMVAAPLATVDVRVNLPASTSAPQPRPEKPVYLSIKEDKQIYIGNDAVTKETLVNALTAQTEGNKETTIFFQADKSVDYETLMSVMDQLREAGYLKIGLMGMETVKK
- a CDS encoding spore coat U domain-containing protein, which encodes MRKLLLLLALFILPGTSYALCSLSAPTATFGSVTTFAVGSTAQSTSTITNVNCGSGTLSLLGTDNVAYTFTTSTYLSGTRAALKTDSTGTDTIPFQICIDSACATELQQGGKYTWSSSLLLGLGNSLNFNIPLYFRTVPGQVVAAGSYTTMVTITVSYTVCAGLNVAGICVGTVQTSTGTAMTFAVNLVLTNDCTTITAPNVSFGSAPLVGSFSTVQQTINVVCSKGSTFTVGLSNGSYYSGTTRQMASGTNRLAYDIYKGTTTTTRWGPTGTDRWSSASATSLNSDLITRNFTYTAQILTTQNTPAAGSYTDSVVVDLSF
- the ftsP gene encoding cell division protein FtsP translates to MSCSRRQFIQLSAGVALASGSMPYAAHAAAPVGDVPLPIPPLIESRRGQPLFLTLQRSHWSFSGNSNKVPVWGINGMYLGPTVRVYSGDDVKLIYSNRLNEPVAMTVSGLQVPGALMGGAPRLMSAGVDWAPVLPIRQGAATLWYHANTPNRMAPHVYNGLAGMWLIEDDVSKALPLPKHYGVDDFPLIIQDKRLDNFATPVYNPPSDGGFLGDTLLVNGVQNPYIEVSRGWVRLRLLNASNARRFDLSFSDNRPFTVIASDQGFLAAPVAVQTLSLAPGERREVLVDMSQGDEVSITAGTAAGLMDRLRGLFEPSSILANTLVLSLRPTGLLPLVTDNLPMRLLADQILDGVAVRTREFRIGDSAPGINGALWDMSRIDTTVQQGTFERWIIHADRPQSLHIQGVMFLIKNVNGAQPMGEDRGWKDTVWVDGDVELLVSFPQSSSDHFPFVYYSQTLELADRGTAGQLQVNPVP
- a CDS encoding MFS transporter codes for the protein MSASQSLQKPSQGGAKTIFSVTSGNFLEMYDFMVFGYYATAIAKTFFPGDDPFASLMLTLMTFGAGFLMRPLGAIILGAYIDHHGRRKGLLLTLGLMALGTLTIALVPGYATLGAAAPILILLGRLLQGFSAGVELGGVSVYLAEVAPKGRKGFYVSWQSGSQQVAVIFAALLGLGLNHLLAKDAVTEWGWRIPFVVGCMIVPFLFWIRRMLEETEAFSQRKHHPSMGQIMRSVGQNWALVLAGMLMVVTTTVMFYMITAFTPTFGKTVLMMSDEQSFMVTLFVGISNLIWLPVMGSLSDRIGRRPLLITFTILMILTTWPVLHWLVGSPSFAHLVEAELWLSFLYASYNGAMVVYLAEIMPAEVRASGFSLAYSLATALFGGFTPAVSSYLIHATGDKAMPGVWLSFAAVCGLVGTLLIGRMVKQYQARHSGSPVSASL
- the metC gene encoding cystathionine beta-lyase, with the translated sequence MATNKIDTTLVSAGRSKRYTQGSVNSVIQRASSLVFDTVADKKRATAGRASGELFYGRRGTLTHFSFQDAMTELEGGAGCALYPCGAAAVSNAILSFVEAGDHILVSGAVYEPTQDFCSKILSKLNVSTTYFDHCIGSEIGELVQPNTRVVFLESPASITMEVQDIPAIVAAVRAKAPDAIIMIDNTWAAGVLFNALEHGIDISIQAGTKYIIGHSDAMIGTAVANERCWPQLRENSYLMGQMVDADTAYMASRGLRTLGTRLRQHEESGLQVAEWLAAQPEVARVNHPALAQCKGHEFWQRDFNGSSGLFSFILHEKLSREQLANYLDHFHHFSMAYSWGGYESLILANQPEELAEIRPAGGVDFTGTLVRLHIGLEHVDDLLDDLKAGFARLKP
- the exbB gene encoding tol-pal system-associated acyl-CoA thioesterase, coding for MQTDLSVWGMYQHADIVVKIVMIGLLLASVVTWAIFFGKFAELSGAKRRLKREQQALGEARSLDDAYRAAESFKSNSHSAVLLNDAQNELELSAGADDLDGIKERTSFRLDRRVAAFSRHAGRGNGFIATIGSVAPFIGLFGTVWGIMNSFIGIAKTQTTNLAVVAPGIAEALLATAIGLVAAIPAVVIYNVFARMIASYKASLGDVAAQVMLLQSRDLDLGNVDTAKEATRPAAAQKLRVG